The following proteins are encoded in a genomic region of Drosophila willistoni isolate 14030-0811.24 chromosome 3R, UCI_dwil_1.1, whole genome shotgun sequence:
- the LOC6651442 gene encoding uncharacterized protein LOC6651442 — MYKFALYSLTGWYCGRSEYETMLEVMCPRNVIDSELLIKVIKKESEAFSKNFLLKSNDILDLAIEQIKSSDLDIRNKGLALLNKLIYRVPCDNGPVFPGALLARGIYFVQRQKYRLASNDLIWYRSLDSSHKSPEEILLAEILLCLSFFNLRELYSAKEVLHRVNAMDSSILEKSELFAFLLLLRRFEKVINYDSKNFRFTTKNIHGKGNPENELAKNSKCFNVKVGQQEKIIANQSIEKGEIVAAERPKYFQFSAPFLNCELCGVLQEQLYTCPNCRYRTYCSKVCLELDYEDHKDECYGYKVGIIQMLEANLLFRLFVQTAKYLADVLFFFLLDGGMITDPLVAWKFFVESARDDCRSDIIIYKFLTLEPDYDQIKSEKWQQMVGTAFRLAVFVYNDTEIIKTYFGLIKLTKFDMINVMAALLLRLNAHITLKCQREKLLCPVNSRLTSELQDKDQEQLSSCERAERMRINAFHYYKINSTAEIADSLNMFLKRDLQKRYITTKNRYQNRSPLSEYMNKLINLCLQNQKIDSASILINIAHTTLNDIELNNSKRYEKMIDIAKYFYQFLDEYFSPNNATKFLHQEKLSLCASFDAFQNVSKEENVEIRSCASDIYIGVTTKKVNAGTELSMGLRPPHQNFCNSLSIELFDGDKFIRRNCLRAEHPSLGLFCGVCENENVISPANDSCLECGAHYDDLLDQKIVYISYLESEILKKAKQHQDNEHDLALMYGTYNIFLSKHFTEGHDLPLRGALKLAKFLAIKGFVQHASEVLLSLVYIYMEVSYLYETDICTKIFDIIQIIMEHCAENIDISSEIEPTYLTKLLESSQSILNRQEENLKLFVDDEDLFEFCMKQSTNYSKWKQIINLHYLMPQSVRDYLYKIESNES; from the exons ATGTACAAATTTGCTTTGTATTCGCTTACAGGCTGGTACTGTGGCCGATCAGAATATGAAACAATGCTGGAAGTTATGTGTCCTCGCAATGTGAT tGACTCGGAGCTTCTGATCAAGGTCATTAAGAAGGAGTCTGAAgcattttccaaaaatttcttattaaaatCCAATGATATACTGGACTTGGCCATTGAACAAATCAAATCAAGCGATCTGGATATAAGAAATAAG GGCCTGGcacttttaaataaactgATCTATAGAGTTCCCTGCGACAATGGGCCAGTTTTTCCTGGAGCACTCTTGGCACGCGGCATCTACTTTGTTCAAAGGCAAAAATATAGA CTGGCAAGCAATGACTTAATATGGTATAGAAGCTTGGACTCCAGTCACAAGTCTCCTGAGGAAATTCTTTTGGCAGAGATTTTGCTGTGCTtgtcattttttaatttgagGGAACTTTATTCAGCGAAAGAAGTTTTACATCGTGTGAATGCTATGg ATTCCTCCATTCTTGAAAAAAGTG AATTATTTGCGTTTCTGTTACTTTTGAGAAGATTCGAAAAAGTAATCAACTATGACTCGAAGAATTTTCGTTTTACCACTAAAAATATTCACGGAAAGGGGAATCCTGAAAATGAATTGGCCAAAAATTCAAAGTGTTT TAACGTAAAAGTTggacaacaagaaaaaattattgctAACCAGTCAATCGAAAAAGGGGAAATCGTTGCGGCAGAAAGACCTAAGTATTTTCAGTTCAGTGCGCCTTTCCTAAACTGTGAACTGTGTGGAGTCCTTCAGGAACAGCTTTACACCTGCCCAAATTGTCGATACAGAACCTATTGTTCGAAAGTATGTCTGGAACTCGATTACGAAGATCACAAAGATGAATGTTACGGCTATAAAGTTGGCATAATACAAATGCTTGAAGCGAATTTGCTATTCCGTTTATTTGTTCAGACTGCTAAGTATTTGGCAGAtgtattattcttttttttgttagatgGCGG AATGATAACGGATCCTCTGGTTGCATGGAAGTTCTTTGTTGAGTCTGCCAGAGATGATTGTCGCTCAGACATCatcatttacaaatttttgacACTCGAACCTGACTATGATCAAATAAAGTCCGAGAAGTGGCAGCAAATGGTTGGCACAGCATTTCGTCTAGCGGTCTTTGTCTATAACGATACAGAGATAATCAAAACATATTTTGGCCTAATAAAGCTAACAAAATTTGACATGATAAATGTGATGGCAGCACTTCTATTGCGTTTGAACGCTCATATCACATTAAAATGCCAAAGAGAGAAATTGTTATGCCCGGTGAATTCTCGTTTGACTTCCGAATTACAGGATAAAGACCAAGAACAGCTATCGTCATGTGAAAGGGCTGAACGCATGAGAATCAACGCATTTCACTATTACAAAATTAATTCTACTGCCGAAATTGCAGATAGTTTAAACATGTTTTTAAAACGTGACCTGCAAAAACGATATATTACGACTAAAAACAGATATCAGAACAGGAGTCCATTATctgaatatatgaacaagctTATTAATTTATGTCTACAGAACCAAAAAATTGATTCAGCTTCTATTTTGATTAACATTGCTCATACGACCCTAAACGATAttgaattaaataattcaaagcGTTATGAAAAAATGATCGAcattgcaaaatatttttatcaGTTTCTAGATGAGTACTTTTCTCCAAATAatgcaacaaaatttttacatcAGGAGAAATTATCGTTATGTGCATCTTTCGATGCATTTCAAAATGTTAGCAAAGAGGAAAATGTTGAAATCAG ATCTTGCGCTTCTGATATATATATCGGAGTCACAACTAAGAAAGTTAATGCTGGAACAGAGCTTTCTATGGGATTAAGGCCACCTCATCAGAACTTCTGCAATAGTTTATCAATAGAATTATTCGATGGCGACAAGTTTATAAGAAGAAATTGTTTAAGGGCTGAA cATCCTAGTCTTGGGTTATTTTGTGGTGTTTGTGAAAACGAAAATGTAATTTCTCCAGCTAATGACAGCTGTTTGGAATGTGGTGCGCATTATGATGATCTATTGGACCAAAAAATTGTGTATATTTCGTATCTTGAGTCTGAGATATTAAAAAAGGCAAAGCAACATCAAg ATAATGAACATGACCTGGCTTTAATGTATGGCACTTACAATATATTTCTGAGCAAGCATTTTACAGAAGGACATGACTTACCTTTACGTGGTGCCCTTAAGTTGGCAAAGTTTCTAGCTATAAAAG GATTTGTTCAACATGCTAGTGAAGTCTTGCTCAGTTTGGTTTACATTTACATGGAAGTTTCCTATTTGTACGAAACAGATATttgtacaaaaatatttgatattaTTCAAATCATAATGGAACATTGCGCTGAAAATAT aGATATTTCTTCGGAAATAGAACCAACTTATTTGACCAAGCTTCTGGAAAGTTCACAATCTATATTAAACAGGCAGGAAGAGAATTTGAAGTTATTCGTTGATGATGAAgatctttttgaattttgtatgaaacaATCTACAAACTATAGCAAATGGAagcaaattattaatttacaCTACCTTATGCCTCAGAGTGTGCGAGATTATCTATATAAGATTGAAAGCAATGAATCATAA
- the LOC6651443 gene encoding peroxidase has product MGLHILVLGVFLQLFSYVVSEQSALLSSCPYGHGNEGFNLDTDHSDRERRNAQPFQLEVRPSVNEPNLDVFLKDFLPKYNVNPSSVTSGWLDLPSIEKQPSEPIKCGLPPQNCLNDSLNLHYRSIDGSCNNLLYPEFGIAINRYRRLLPPRYVDQHVQAVPNARLISLSLYGETTKTDSYRTMAAMQWGQFVAHDISQLTTKGAPKDCCAEPQHPQCKPIALPRGGPIAYNTGKSCLSFARAISDADAICPKSDLPYSEKLSVVTSYLDLSSLYGNSPAQNRRVRLFKGGLLRTSYVNGQHWVPVSHNENGECGSKSECYSMPDRRNRFTPTIALLHTILLREHNRLAEQLALLNPAYNDERLYQEARKINIAQFQKITYYDWVPLFLGRDYAQLNGLIYPEESNEFVNDYDESVNPSAYAEFSAAAFRYSHTQIPGWFSLVAPNRSSNQTLRLSDYFERPETIQLLSSSDNFDALIRGLATQLQKRSDANVDVEIKHYFNRKEFQEYGADLKSFDIQRGRDFGLASYNDVREFCGLRRANYWEDFAAEISGEKISLLRKLYASPDDVELTVGGSLEFHAPEALYGPTMLCIVGKQLLNSRRSDRFFFERDNHLSGFSRTQLAEIRKASLAGLFCSNAHYLHYIQANVFVFPNGRNSLLNCNDIPQVDLSKWQDFRAQIMN; this is encoded by the exons ATGGGACTCCATATTCTGGTGCTCGGTGTATTTCTGCAACTGTTCAGCTATGTGGTTTCAGAGCAAAGTGCATTACTATCCAGCTGCCCATATGGTCACGGAAATGAAGGCTTCAATTTGGATACAGATCACTCGGACAGAGAAAGAAGGAATGCTCAACCCTTTCAGCTGGAAGTGCGACCAAGTGTAAATGAGCCAAATTTGGATGTGTTTCTAAAGGACTTCCTGCCAAAATATAATGTAAATCCCAGCTCTGTGACCAGCGGCTGGCTGGATCTTCCAAGCATTGAGAAGCAGCCATCGGAGCCTATTAAATGTGGCTTACCGCCACAAAATTGTCTTAATGATTCCCTGAATTTACATTATCGCAGCATAGATGGTTCCTGCAACAATTTACTCTATCCGGAATTTGGCATCGCAATAAACAGATATAGACGACTGCTTCCACCCAGATACGTTGACCAGCACGTTCAGGCAGTGCCCAATGCCCGTCTAATCTCATTATCGTTGTACGGAGAGACAACAAAGACGGATAGTTATCGCACTATGGCGGCTATGCAATGGGGTCAATTCGTTGCCCACGACATCAGCCAGCTGACAACCAAGGGAGCTCCCAAAGATTGTTGTGCCGAGCCCCAGCATCCACAGTGTAAGCCCATTGCCCTGCCTCGTGGAGGTCCGATTGCGTACAACACGGGCAAATCATGCCTAAGTTTCGCCCGTGCCATATCAGACGCTGATGCCATTTGTCCCAAGAGCGACTTGCCATATTCCGAAAAACTTTCAGTGGTGACCTCGTATTTGGATCTCTCTTCTTTGTACGGTAATTCTCCGGCCCAGAATCGACGTGTGCGCCTATTCAAGGGCGGACTGCTTCGCACAAGTTATGTTAATGGCCAACACTGGGTACCAGTGAGTCACAATGAGAATGGCGAATGCGGCAGCAAGAGTGAATGTTATAGTATGCCAGACAGGCGCAATCGCTTCACCCCAACAATTGCATTGCTGCATACGATTCTGTTGCGCGAACACAATCGATTGGCCGAGCAGTTGGCACTTCTCAATCCGGCCTACAATGACGAGAGATTGTATCAAGAGGCACGGAAAATTAATATTGCACAGTTTCAAAAGATTACCTACTACGATTGGGTCCCACTGTTCCTAGGACGCGACTACGCGCAATTAAATGGACTCATCTATCCGGAGGAATCGAATGAGTTCGTAAATGATTATGATGAGAGTGTTAATCCCAGTGCGTATGCTGAGTTTTCGGCTGCAGCTTTTCGTTACTCCCACACACAGATTCCAGGATGGTTCTC ACTTGTTGCCCCCAATCGTAGCTCGAATCAAACCCTGCGCCTTAGTGACTATTTTGAACGTCCAGAGACCATCCAATTATTGTCTTCCAGCGATAACTTTGATGCTCTAATACGCGGTCTGGCTACTCAATTGCAAAAACGTTCCGATGCCAATGTCGATGTGGAGATTAAACACTATTTTAATCGTAAGGAGTTCCAAGAGTACGGTGCCGATCTGAAATCCTTTGATATCCAGCGTGGTCGTGATTTTGGTTTGGCTTCCTACAACGATGTCCGAGAATTCTGTGGTCTGCGTCGCGCCAACTATTGGGAGGATTTTGCTGCTGAGATTTCTGGCGAG AAAATCTCATTGTTGCGTAAATTGTACGCCTCACCCGATGACGTCGAACTAACCGTGGGTGGTTCACTGGAATTCCATGCTCCGGAGGCTCTTTACGGTCCAACTATGTTGTGTATTGTGGGCAAACAATTGTTGAATTCACGTCGCAGCGATCGTTTCTTCTTTGAGCGTGACAATCATCTCAGTGGATTCTCGCGCA CTCAATTGGCGGAAATTCGTAAGGCTAGTTTGGCTGGTCTATTCTGTAGCAATGCCCACTACTTACATTATATTCAGGCTAATGTATTTGTATTCCCGAATGGCCG CAACTCTTTGCTTAACTGCAATGATATACCCCAGGTAGATCTTAGCAAATGGCAAGATTTTAGGGCTCAAATTATGAACTAA
- the LOC124459954 gene encoding 104 kDa microneme/rhoptry antigen, which produces MISVVLTLVLWPLVYCSDSWLLNARFVGLQRETTPAPKPKPKQKGLSTGNSGYYGYSYLRVPPPPPSLYYTPKCNCLPGPPGPPGPPGEPGRNGKQGEKGERGDKGERGRNGYSGQIGPIGPPGLRGEPYPYHRYPVPTYIILPSNANPAAPKPETPKPETPKPETPKPDTGNSNPDTPKRRRPQTHILRSSLKSREESSGSQKYGNKGLNNRRKVSQKRPLNKRIIQQNATKTKTKLNKAPAANDKRGPSVKVNQKVKIKNEDMNTKTVDLNATKFNLKPIIEQNEQNGKGNTTYNTHTRLTNSPSEEMIITLKQKEAQDIIQPLISEQQADSNESKHETNLTVAEISQLQEQVKLLLSLDKQKVPDNKLGLQSSEVDKKENEITTSTEVSATSSIVVTTENSPRDDISTLSDNDDATTLSPAIPDDTTVIQDFDVTTENKREILTETTKFNDYIPNTTTESESNETTTTTTIL; this is translated from the exons ATGATATCCGTTGTTCTAACTTTAGTGCTGTGGCCGCTTGTTTATTGTAGCGATTCGTGGCTCTTGAATGCTCGCTTTGTGGGTCTGCAGAGGGAGACAACTCCGGCCCCAAAACCGAAACCTAAACAAAAAGGACTCTCGACCGGAAATAGCGGTTATTATGGCTATAGTTATTTACGAgtgccaccgccgccgccatcGTTGTACTATACGCCAAAATGCAATTGTTTGCCTGGACCGCCAGGTCCTCCTGGGCCTCCTG GTGAACCTGGTAGAAATGGCAAGCAGGGTGAGAAAGGAGAAAGGGGCGATAAAGGAGAACGCGGAAGAAATGGCTATTCCGGTCAAATTGGGCCGATTGGACCGCCTGGTTTGAGAGGAGAACCTTATCCGTATCACAGATATCCGGTTCCAACGTATATTATTTTACCTTCAAACGCAAATCCTGCTGCGCCAAAACCGGAGACCCCAAAACCGGAAACTCCAAAACCGGAAACCCCGAAACCGGACACTGGAAACTCAAACCCAGATACTCCCAAACGGAGAAGACCTCAGACCCATATTCTTCGTTCAAGTTTGAAGTCTAGAGAAGAATCATCTGGAAGTCAGAAATATGGAAACAAAGGTCTCAACAATCGCCGCAAAGTATCACAAAAAAGGCCACTAAATAAAAGAATAATTCAGCAAAATGCGACTAAAACAAAGACAAAACTCAACAAAGCACCAGCGGCAAATGATAAACGTGGGCCTTCTGTAAAAGTGAAtcaaaaagtgaaaattaaaaacgaaGATATGAATACAAAGACCGTCGATTTGAACGCAACTAAGTTTAACTTAAAGCCAATTATTGAACAAAATGAGCAAAATGGAAAAGGTAATACGACTTATAATACCCACACACGCTTAACAAATTCGCCATCAGAAGAGATGATAATAACATTAAAGCAGAAAGAGGCCCAAGATATTATTCAACCCTTAATATCTGAACAACAGGCTGATTCCAATGAATCAAAACACGAAACTAACCTAACAGTGGCTGAGATCTCACAATTACAGGAGCAAGTAAAACTATTGTTATCATTGGATAAACAAAAAGTCCCAGATAATAAGCTCGGACTGCAAAGTTCTGAAGTtgacaaaaaggaaaatgaaatCACAACAAGCACCGAAGTTTCAGCCACGAGTAGCATCGTAGTAACGACTGAAAACTCGCCCAGAGATGACATCAGTACGCTGTCGGACAATGATGATGCCACGACATTGTCGCCAGCAATTCCAGATGATACCACTGTCATTCAAGATTTTGATGTGACAACTGAAAACAAACGAGAAATTTTGACTGAAACCACCAAGTTTAATGATTACATTCCAAACACTACGACAGAGTCGGAATCAAATGAAAccacaacaactacaactattCTATGA
- the LOC6651444 gene encoding collagen alpha-5(IV) chain gives MKLPIVIFCLSLTVVSLSGRAQGKKAEQETGRFVATIQTPAPAPAPPQKVIYKIPAPPPHHYYPHQPPPPPIQHCNCPPGPPGLPGLPGEPGRNGEKGEKGEKGDKGDKGYPGLPGPPGLPGPPGIPAPVPPPPPPHHHHHHPHPHPPPSPPPPPSPPPPKDHHHHHHHPSPGVPFPAPIFPPFPPVIYPVPIPGPPSHKGHHHHESKGQPGPPGPPGPPGPSDPRPPYPPPPPPPPPYPPQIPWIPIPFPLPWPSKGDHHHNKGGNHKGGHHKGGDHKGGHGYPGHGYPGHGYPGGDHPGHGYPGGNYPGYPGGGYPGGGYPGGGYPGGGYPGGYPGGGFPGGGFPGGGYPGGYPGGPFPGGGGSNNGGHNSGGGHHNHGENPHWSGHHGDGHHGEKPHWSGHHGDGHHGEKPHWSGQHGEGHHGEKPHWSGQHGEGHHGEKPHWSGHHGDGHHGEKPHWSGQHGEGHHGEKPHSSGHHGDGHHEKPHDKPHAKPHDKPHAKPHDKPHEKPHDKPHDKPHGEGHHNEKGTSPRDDPDVEIDLVDDLFDENSLEQNENEENFFPEPAEVESEIENIENALDEIGLDPVEGDLPDVENVISENNNLEVDEYEEAESEKEPVTDDQNDTDNAIEDIVTPTMESYGVEERSNNRPLILAIGTPRNPFHIYAIDTQLRQ, from the exons ATGAAGCTGCCCATAGTGATTTTCTGTCTGA GTCTGACAGTAGTCAGTCTCAGCGGCAGAGCACAGGGCAAAAAGGCTGAACAGGAAACGGGAAGATTTGTGGCAACGATTCAAACGCCAGCGCCAGCTCCGGCGCCCCCACAAAAGGTTATATATAAGATCCCAGCACCACCACCTCATCATTATTATCCACATCAACCACCCCCACCACCAATACAGCATTGCAACTGCCCTCCAGGGCCACCAGGATTGCCAGGGCTTCCAG gCGAACCGGGACGAAATGGTGAGAAGGGTGAGAAAGGTGAAAAGGGAGACAAAGGTGATAAGGGTTATCCAGGATTGCCTGGACCTCCTGGATTGCCAGGTCCACCCGGCATACCGGCTCCTGTTccacctccaccaccacctcaccatcatcatcaccacccacacccacacccaccaCCAAGTCCACCGCCTCCACCAAGTCCACCACCTCCCAAggatcatcaccatcatcatcatcatccttcCCCTGGAGTACCCTTTCCTGCCCCAATTTTTCCCCCGTTTCCTCCTGTTATATATCCTGTTCCTATCCCGGGTCCTCCCTCGCACAAgggacatcatcatcatgaatCTAAGGGTCAACCAGGGCCACCTGGACCTCCAG gACCTCCTGGTCCTTCAGATCCACGGCCACCGTAtccgccgccaccgccaccgcctcCTCCGTATCCACCGCAAATTCCATGGATCCCCATACCCTTCCCTCTGCCATGGCCTTCAAAAGGGGATCATCATCATAACAAAGGAGGAAACCATAAAGGAGGACATCACAAGGGAGGAGATCACAAAGGCGGGCACGGCTATCCAGGCCACGGTTATCCTGGGCATGGGTATCCTGGCGGCGATCATCCAGGCCACGGATATCCAGGCGGCAATTATCCGGGTTATCCGGGCGGCGGTTATCCAGGCGGCGGTTATCCAGGCGGCGGTTATCCCGGCGGTGGCTATCCGGGAGGTTATCCGGGAGGAGGTTTTCCGGGAGGAGGTTTTCCGGGCGGCGGTTATCCGGGTGGCTATCCGGGTGGCCCTTTCCCCGGCGGCGGAGGATCCAACAATGGAGGACACAACAGCGGAGGAGGTCATCACAACCACGGCGAAAATCCTCACTGGAGTGGACACCATGGCGACGGACATCATGGTGAAAAACCGCACTGGAGTGGACACCATGGCGACGGACATCATGGTGAAAAGCCGCACTGGAGTGGACAACATGGCGAAGGACATCATGGTGAAAAACCGCACTGGAGTGGACAACATGGCGAAGGACATCATGGTGAAAAACCGCACTGGAGTGGACACCATGGCGACGGGCATCATGGTGAAAAACCGCACTGGAGTGGACAACATGGCGAAGGACATCATGGTGAAAAACCGCACTCGAGTGGGCACCATGGCGACGGACATCACGAAAAGCCTCACGATAAGCCTCACGCAAAACCTCACGATAAGCCTCACGCAAAACCTCACGATAAGCCTCACGAAAAGCCTCACGATAAGCCTCACGATAAGCCTCACGGTGAAGGCCATCATAATGAAAAAGGCACAAGTCCACGAGATGATCCAGATGTTGAGATAGATTTAGTTGATGACCTTTTTGACGAGAATTCCTTGgaacaaaacgaaaatgaagAAAACTTCTTTCCCGAACCAGCTGAAGTGGAATCCGAGATAGAGAACATCGAAAATGCGCTTGATGAAATTGGCTTAGATCCCGTGGAAGGAGATTTGCCTGATGTCGAGAACGTAATCTCTGAGAATAATAATCTGGAGGTCGACGAATACGAAGAGGCAGAGTCGGAAAAGGAACCGGTAACAGACGACCAAAATGACACCGACAATGCTATTGAGGATATAGTTACACCAACTATGGAGAGCTATGGGGTTGAGGAGCGAAGCAACAATCGACCACTTATTTTGGCCATAGGCACGCCTCGGAATCCATTTCACATATATGCTATTGACACACAATTGAGACAATAA
- the LOC6651445 gene encoding peroxidase, which produces MGCLRDILLLGILGLINNAVGVKISTGYHIVHNEPHQPYSGYHGFQYLSGAPSQYIIGNSLSHGAPASSPAIQNPFTQPAAGPAPSAYGHSFPTPGQVTCANPPAICEKSAYRTLDGSCNHLERPGLGVANTKYGRLLTPKYADGLSAPPRSISGDELPSARLVSLVAFGEQDVPDPEFTLHNMQWGQIMTHDMSMTAGATQSKKHPTRCCTDDGRLIGLDTAHKTCFAIIVPPHDPAYAQVGTECLNFVRTLTDRDSRCQYAGGPAEQLTVVTSYLDLSLVYGNSIQQNSDIREFQGGRMIVEERNGGKWLPLSRNVTGDCDAIDSSEVCYRAGDVRVNQNPGLAILQTVLLREHNRIADGLAALNPHYDDRTLFQEARKINIAQYQQINYYEWLPIFLGAENMLKNRLIYKAPGGSYVNDFDPNIDPSVLNEHATAAFRYFHSQIEGRLDLLSELRQVLGSLTLSDWFNRPGIIEVGDNFDSLTRGHATQPEELTDINFDRQIKHFLFRRNMPFGSDLRSLDIQRNRDHGLASYNDMREFCGLRRAHSWEDFGDLISPPIIEKLKSLYASHEDVDLTVGGSLEAHVAGSLAGPTFLCILTEQFYRTRVGDRFFFENGDKLTGFTPDQLTELRKASMARLLCDNGNSISSMQPQAFKTVSASNPIVPCSHIPQVDLTKWIDQKPYTSADPSIHYVKK; this is translated from the exons atgGGCTGCCTACGAGACATCCTCCTACTAGGAATTCTTGGCCTCATCAATAATGCAGTTGGTGTTAAAATTTCCACCGGATATCATATTGTTCACAACGAACCGCATCAACCTTATTCTGGCTATCATGGGTTTCAATATTTAAGTGGCGCTCCTTCTCAGTACATCATTGG GAATAGTCTATCCCATGGAGCACCGGCTAGTTCACCTGCTATCCAAAATCCGTTCACACAACCAGCTGCTGGCCCTGCACCATCGGCATATGGACACAGTTTTCCCACACCTGGCCAAGTGACATGTGCAAATCCACCTGCCATATGTGAGAAATCCGCATATCGAACTCTAGATGGCTCCTGCAATCACCTGGAGCGTCCTGGTCTTGGTGTGGCAAACACAAA ATATGGACGACTTTTGACACCCAAATATGCCGATGGATTATCGGCACCGCCGCGTTCCATCAGTGGAGATGAATTGCCCAGCGCTCGCTTAGTTTCTTTGGTAGCCTTTGGCGAGCAGGATGTTCCCGATCCGGAGTTCACACTTCACAACATGCAATGGG GACAAATTATGACTCACGATATGAGCATGACGGCCGGAGCTACCCAATCGAAAAAGCATCCCACGCGCTGCTGCACTGATGATGGACGACTGATTGGACTGGACACAGCTCATAAGACATGCTTTGCAATTATTGTGCCACCTCACGATCCAGCTTATGCCCAAGTCGGCACCGAATGCCTCAATTTTGTGCGCACCCTAACAGATCGCGACTCTAGATGTCAATATGCTGGAGGGCCGGCcgagcaacttaccgtggtcACCTCATATTTGGATCTCTCATTAGTATATGGCAATTCGATTCAGCAAAACAGCGATATCCGAGAGTTCCAAGGAGGTCGCATGATAGTGGAGGAACGTAATGGAGGAAAATGGTTGCCATTATCACGTAATGTGACCGGAGATTGCGACGCGATTGACAGCAGTGAAGTCTGTTACCGAGCTGGAGATGTGCGTGTTAATCAGAATCCTGGTCTAGCCATTCTGCAGACAGTCCTATTGCGGGAACACAATCGAATAGCTGATGGTTTGGCTGCATTGAACCCGCACTATGATGACCGCACTTTGTTCCAGGAGGCACGCAAGATCAATATTGCACAGTATCAGCAAATTAACTACTACGAATGGCTGCCCATTTTCTTGGGGGCAGAGAATATGCTGAAGAATCGTTTGATCTACAAAGCCCCAGGTGGCAGTTATGTTAACGACTTTGATCCCAATATTGATCCATCTGTATTAAATGAACATGCAACGGCTGCCTTTAGATATTTCCATTCTCAGATCGAGGGCAGATTAGA CCTTTTGTCTGAATTGCGTCAAGTTCTTGGCTCACTAACACTCAGTGATTGGTTCAATCGTCCTGGTATTATTGAAGTTGGTGACAACTTTGATTCCCTTACCCGTGGTCATGCCACGCAACCAGAAGAATTGACTGATATCAACTTTGATAGACAA ATCAAGCATTTCTTGTTTAGACGAAACATGCCATTCGGTTCCGACTTGCGATCTCTGGATATTCAACGAAACCGCGATCATGGACTTGCATCCTATAATGACATGAGAGAATTCTGTGGCCTGCGCAGAGCCCATTCTTGGGAGGATTTCGGTGACCTGATTAGCCCTCCAATAATTGAAAAGCTGAAATCACTTTATGCTAGCCACGAAGATGTGGACCTAACTGTCGGCGGTTCCCTAGAGGCTCACGTGGCTGGATCATTAGCGGGTCCCACTTTCCTGTGCATTTTAACGGAACAGTTCTACAGAACTCGTGTGGGAGATCGATTCTTCTTCGAAAATGGCGACAAACTCACCGGTTTCACTCCAG ATCAATTGACAGAGTTACGTAAGGCTAGTATGGCACGATTGCTCTGCGATAATGGCAACAGCATTTCCTCAATGCAACCTCAGGCATTTAAAACGGTTTCTGCATC AAACCCAATTGTGCCATGCTCACATATCCCGCAAGTTGATCTTACAAAGTGGATTGATCAAAAGCCATATACTTCTGCAGATCCATCAATACATTATGTAAAGAAGTGA